The genomic stretch ACAGATAGGGGAACACTTGTTTAATTGAGGTAGTTAAAGAATCCATTAATTAACAGGATTTGTCATTAAAAAGACATATAATACAGCATAGTTCTGCAAGAAACAATGAAAAagtgctttaaaaaaatttacatgctTGACATTTGATTTTCTGTAGAAAAGAGATATTTTTTATCCTTCCTACGGTACTGTAGTGTTAATTATAGCATTTTCTTTGTGTAGGGTCAAACCcacgaaaatttaattttttggtaATTGTTCGCTTATGTTGCTAGTGTGTGTGTGTTTAGGGGAATTATGGATATATATTATGGATTATGgattaaatatattatatattatatattatgaaTTATGGATATATATTATGGATTATTATGGATTATGGAATTATggatatatctatatatatatatatatatatatatatatatatatatatatatatatatatctatatatatatatatatctatatatatatatatatatatatatatatatatatatatatatatatatatatatatatatatatatatatatatatatatatatatatatatatatatatatatatatatatatatatatatatatatatatatatatatatatatatatatatatatatatatatatatatatatatatatatatgcagtCTATGGAAGTTAACAAAAAACACTGCCAAGGGAAAAAAGCAGAAGATTTTATCTGGGTTCAGTGTGATAATCCAAAGTGTATGAAATGGAGAAAGCTGCCAAAGGTTGTTTGCAATGATTTATCCAGTGTTACGTGGTTTTGTCATATGAATGCTGATGAAGCACATAATAGCTGTGatgttaaagaagaaaaaatgcatGTTCCACGTGGAAGAACTGTTGTTTTTAGTGAGTTGGAAGTTGGATCGTTAGTTTGGGCAAAGTTTTCTGGTTATCCTaggtatataaaaattatgctcTATGCAAGACTAATTTATCAAAGATTCTGTAAATGCAAATAAGACCAGTTGTATCTAGTAAAAAACAATGCTGTTACAGGGGAATAGTGGAACACACATAAGTTTAATCACTAGTTATATATATTCCAGTTTATCTTATGTCCTTGGGCTGCAAACATTAGAATGAAagcctgaaaatatatatagtGACGTTGAGGTAATGTAATTGAAGCAACATGCAACAATATTACTGACATAAACGTAAACGTAGCATTTCACAATAAAAACAGTTCTTAATAAGGCTTTACgaataaattatatattttcaggtgGCCTGGTGTGATTTCTCCAGATCCTTGTTTCGGTGACAGAATACACATTATTCGttatgatgatggtacaaatgaTCCTAAGTACTACCATATTGAATTTCTTGGAAAACCACATACACATGCCTGGGTGTCTGCTCGCTATGTTCAGATTTACAGTGTCAGCATTGGTGAAACAGAGTTTACACAAAATGCCATGAAAAGAAAAGCTATgaaattgagttttcaaaaatcaatcAGTGAAGCTTCTCAGATGTTAGAATTGACTCAGGATCAACGTCTTGAGAAATGCATATACAGATGTATCAAAATGGCTGATGACATCAGTGGTGAGTgtcattttattttgttgtcaCCGTGAGTGGAGTGGATCTGACTTAATTGTATGAAGAAGTAATGTTGTGATACCTACCATTACAACGGAGGTTATTGACTAATTAATCATTGTTTTTAGAACATAcattgtataaaaaaaattaatttagtaTTTAccattttgttgtttatttttttgaacaaaaaagcTGCACTAGtggaagttttttaaaattaagagtTTATATTACTACTAGCCCAATTTTCGTGAAAGAATCCACTAAATCTCTTATTATATCCATGTTAGAGATACTGAACAAAAACATACGACatagtaatttttaaaactctcaatctgcattattttatatatatccgctgaaacaaaacgttaacaaaaaaaataaaaaatttaataaaaatgcaaaTGTTCAACAAAATCAAAGGTGTAAGTATAACAACCGTTTtggaaaaaagttaaattttataATTGCTTTGCCATGCCAGAAGTACAACCAGGAAAATAGTatactattaaaaaaatatacattttgttAAGTCATGCAAAAAAGGTTATTACAGAATTTCCACACTGTACAGTTAATGAATCATATCAGTGAAcaacacataaaagagaaacataaaaacttagataatttCAGTAAATTTTCAGTATATATCTATCAAGAATTCTTGATACATACAAATCAAAATAATTGATCTTCTTGATTACGAGTTTTGGTCTGTAggcaactgtttttttttttaatattttggattaaaatataacggtagatatacaataagATATAATATCAGGCAAttgtatacattttcaattcgtAGAAAAACGTACAATGATATAACGtcacaaagagaactgattgaaaatataatttccaATCAGTTTTCTTTATAACGTTATATCATTGtaagtttttcttctttttaaaaatatttctgacaataacaataacttttcatactcgctcgacaacaacagttttgtgTTTTACATTTCAGATTCGAATTATTCATATTTGAATGCgatagtttttttataaaagaaagcaaccccggtcccagaacacaaaaatggaaaatatagaaaaacaaataagctttaagctaaacctcatgatgagtaagCATTGGCATGCCTTGtttaatataactttttttaggaTTATTACCTTCTTCGCTTTGGTTTTCTTTTTACAGTTGATAAATaacttgtttccgtgagatatgGCACGCACATGGTTAAACGgtggtaaaataaaattttctatcCATAATGACCCAGTACAGCTTCTAAAATAAACTACAAATAAACCTCCATTTAACAATCTTTTTTAATATAGTAAATTTGAGCGTAACGCCGCGCTTTGGGAACAACATGAGCCATAcaaaagtgacccgtgattttagTACCATAAACTTGCATAGTCACTCACACAAGCATATTATAATATAGGATTCTTCTTGTTCcgtaaaaaaaacgtgtattgcTGATAGCAGCGCAACATCAAATTTTTGATAAAGGTCCCATAAATGTCCAAGTTGTCGATATTTAAATCTTATAATTGCCATTAGACCATCCACAATGAATTATAGAACCAATAACTAAATGTATCAGGGTTTTAAGTCTTGAGCATTTCATGGAGTTTGAGATCTCACTTTTCTTATTATGCTGACATTAGGCatctaaaattattaatttgGTGTTTTGTATATAGATGTATGATATGCAAACTACACCAAATTGAACCTGGTAAGTGAAATGCACAAGAAAAAGTTATTGAGGATGTTTTTATGCCATTTTCTTAATTATAATATCCTTTCTAACCTATGTAAAGTTGAAATTACATGCCAATCAAAATGTTTTGCATTTTGTGGAAATTTTTCACTTACTTAGAATCAGTCCACTGGTAAAAAATACATTGATCACGTATTTTGCCTTATTGCTTTTTAAAGATTGTTACAAATGAGTATTACTTATATAGGTTGATGCCTAATAAGCAAATTTTGAGGACTTAGTTCCAACTATTCAAATGACAAGCGATTATCAGACATCCATTTCCTACAGAGAAAAGCTAAATGTGATGGCGAAAATTAGCCTGTTTTTTGTCCATCTTACATGGTGGAATAAAACTTAAGTACccaaaatttgtaattttttatgccCTGAAAAGTCAGTAGCACTTTTCTCTAATTAGCATTATTTTTCCTTAGAACAAACATGTTTTAAAGCGCAAAGACGAAAGCATGGAAAGAAAAGTCATGGAAGATTAAAGAATGAGATTCTGAGCACTGGAGATCTTAGGGAAATGTGTGCAAATAAGGTAATATgctaattttttgatatttttagtctaATAACTCTGTACATATTTTAGTGGAACAGGTACTAGAATTCCAAAAATTGTAACTACAAGCCATTGAAATTGTTTCTATCTAAACATATACCAAAGTTGCCAATTTTTATAGCAAACTTTTGACTTAATGTCAGTAGATTTTTTAATCCATCCCCTAAATTAACTAAAACAGAAGTTATATACACCGGCATAAAAAATACTGTTGTACATACTGTTTTACACAATTCTTTGTTTGATTTAAAGCTGTTTGTCAATGTTAATGGAGTCATGTATCCAGTTCAAATGGATCAAAAGCAGCAAGCCATGTCTGTTGTTTGGCCTAACAGAAATGATGTTGTTAGTCCCATCACTCAAGACACAGGAATGGCTCTAGAAAAACAACTAAGTTGTAAAAATGGTGTGGGAGAAAAACctgttattaagaaaaaaatgaagagaagaggAAGAAAAGGACACGGTCAGATGCTTCAAGAAAGAAAAGGATATCTAAACCAAGTTAATGATTTGACTAAAAGTAGTCCAGAGAAGAAAAATGGCATGTCCAAAAGTGAGAAAACCCGAATCGATGTTGAAATTAATAGAAATTGTGCTATAATCCAAAATGTGGGTAGATATTTAGTATTTGTACTGTGCAATagcttttataatttatttttcctgTTGGATGCGTTGATTCTATTTATCACGCTTGATGAGAATCATATGAACCATTATTTCAAAACCATTGATGTTGTATTCATACCGCTAACAGGAAGCCTAACATCGTGATGGTGTATCATGTGCGACACCCACGATCCACGATCTATCTGTCTCATGCCTGTCATGATTATAATAATATTAGATAGTATAGATCGCGAAACTATCGTGATGATCATGTTCATCGCGATGGATCATGAAAACCACGATAGTTTCGCGATGGAAATCACGATTCATTtatgcaaatttctgtttttctttgatCTGCAAAAGCTCTCCTATATTATTAGAGTTGTGAAATACGAATGATTTAAGAAGGCTAACACAAATCTTTTTTTAGAAGCCTAAGAAATGTTCTGTAAAGTAGCGCAATAAATTACTGGAGTTGGTCCTGTGTGTTTTTGCTTGTATAATAGTAAAGACTTTCTGAATGTAAGCAGGacaagtttttgaaattaaatgACTAGAAAACGGAAAAAAGTCAAATTTAGTGTTTTGTCGCATAGATTTTATGAAGGTATCTATAAAACTATTCATTataattctgtttttatttagGAGAGTACATTCATGAAACTGTTCAATACGTTTTGTTTGTCCAAAAAGAATCCAACCGAGACTGTACATATCAGTTGGTACAAGAAGAGTGTAAATTTGTTTGAGTTTTTTAAGAAAGTGCAGTATATGGGTGGATATAAACAGGTAAAGAATTGTTGCAACTGTGAATGATACTATACAATGGTTACAATAGACATGTATGAgatatttttatgttattagGCTATCAGTCATGCACAAATATGGAAAGGAGTATGCCAGGATGTACTCAAAGTTAATTTAGACAGTCAGTTTACTTCCTTAAAAAAAGCTTACAAACAGTATgtttatttttgacatatagTTATAATAACAATGTGTTAGATAATTGGCAGCGTGTTTTATCCCACCTAAatatggttttaattttttttttttaattggcaTTTTAAAAACAGTTCTTAAGAAAGTAATTAAAATAACCAAATATAAAACAGGTAAACGTGTACCATAAATCaatgatctaaaaaaaaaaatgttggcaaATTTATCTCTATTATAATTATAGAGATTGAAAAACAGTGCAAACTATATTTTTAATGATGGAATTGAAAATGTAGAAAATAGCAGAATGTGCTGTTTGGAGTATAAATTTAACTGACACGCAAACAAATCTGTGCGGTCACGCGAAACAGTTAGTCAACTTTCCTTAGCCTAAGTAAAACTTTTCTCTAAAGAAGTTGCCGTTGGGAATTCCTGCCgcttgtttacaaaattttgatgtagtGGGTGTAGTTTTTATGAACTGCTCTTCTAGCAAACTGTTAAGGTAGACATGCCCTTCCAATCAAATAGCATTTGAATGATTTTAGACGAAAGCTCTGAAGTTTAGAGAGTAAAAACAACTAAATAGAAGCTTACAAGTTATAATctataatttcaaaatttgagGCAGCAGTTTGGACCTTGTCTGTTGGTTAGATttgcaaaatttcttttttttcaagtaCATGtaaacgtttttgttttttttacattctgttgtattaatgttaaaatatttagaGTTTTGCTGCCCTTTGAGAAACACATTAAAAAGAGGTTAAAGAATGGTACGTTACCTTCTTAAATTTGTGAGTTCTTTCCTAATTATTTAAACAAGAATGATTATTTTATgtgattttattaaaaaaccccATTATCAGTATGGGAAGctatttataataatttaatttttttccttatatTTATATAGCCAACTTGTTACCCACGGTGTGTCAAAAAGACAAGGAAAATTTCGAATCAAAACAATCAACATCTGCTTTCAGCAGCACCATATCATTTAGTCCAGTTTATGCACCCCCACCATCTATAAAAACTTCACAATGTCCTGTGATATTACCACTACCAAGCTCTGTGCAGTACATTACAGCAACAAACAAaggtgttttgaaaaatgtttttccttcAATGGCAGTTACAATGGCTCCAGGTATGTTTTTTTGTCCGTTTATTAGTTATAATGCGATAATTTCTAAATACCAAATTTAACGATAAGGTTTTTGCTTTTAGTATTgcaattttaattatatttatagAAATTGGAGATCTACCTAGCTCAAACCCGGAATCTCCATTTTTCTTACGTTCTCCTGGTAAAGTCAAATTTTAACCCTGTATTactattttttatcaattaccTGTTTAGTTAATTGACAACTGGTTTATAATTTCCTATACTTTTTATTGATTTCTTTTAGTTCCAACACCCATATCAGATATTGGTCTAGACGTTACTATGGGAGAACTTGATAATTTGGAGAAGTTAATTTTTGACATGACAAATCAACCAAATGATGCCTCTTGTGATTCTGAATCCAGGCATGTATCTGATGATGCTGGCAATGATTGGTGTGGACcatttttcataaatattttttctaaatcttgtagtttattgttaaaaactttcaacatgatttttttacagttttgcAGGTTTCTCATAAGACCATGCAACTTTAATgatgaagtttattttttaaatactgttaGTTAACTTTTACCATGGGTAACTCTTGATTTCCTACAACTCTTGCATTCTTACAAAAACGTTTAAACAGGTTTTAATTTGTCCTGATAATGTCACTCGTTATAAATTGCATCTGCTAACATTCAAATTGAGTTGTTTGATGTTATGTGAAATATTAAAAGGTTTAAGTATGAGGGAAAATCTAAAGGAAACTTTCAAAGTAGTAGTGTAAAGACAGTATATAtagttttaacatatttttaaaacattacacTCACTTTCACTGCAAAAGGAGAAGCTGCTTTAGTCTATTTTGCAACTTTGTTTTCGTTGATATTTTAGCAACCAGGAAGGCCAGAAAGGTTCCCGCTATAttgtcaaatatttattttcttagttATGCACCTGTTTTGGGAGATGAAAAAGTTGAAGATTTGAATGATGTGCTTGGGGAACTGATAGACTTAGAAGGTTTGTACAGGTTTTTTATTAactaaaaaatgtttctatATAAGGAGTAAGAGGTTATTCTCTTAGTGCTAGCACACGGTTGTTAAGTTGTTAGATGTTAAATAAATTCACAACCTTGAGATAGTAAACTAACATGGATCAGAAAATTTTACATactataatgttttttatatcaattAATTTATATTCAAAACACTTTAAATCAGTGCATTATCAATATTCTCTGGtctgaaataaattttctaagcataatttaaaaaaaaattacaatattagtagaaaataaaactaaCTAACAAAAACAATACCTTTAAAACTGCAAAGAAATAGCAACTGGTTGCTTATTAACGTGAGTGGtaatttttgcataaaaatataCACTTGGTACAGCTATTCTGTGTAAAGTGTATAACACCTAAAAATCAAATTTCTAGGtgttcatctgatattactgttTTATTTCGGAGtgctaaaagttttttatttgaaattcaTATACTCAAAATTATACTTCATGTATTCTGAAAGTACACTTTCAGTCTATTGTGTTAAAGTTAATAATGTACATTTAGTACCTGGCAGtgtaatgtcttttttataccTTACATTTTATTGGCGACTtgctaaaatgtgaaaaaagatAGTAAAGAATCCTTTGTCCCAAAAAAGCTAACAAAATTCTCAGTTTCTAAATGCTTGAAGAATTTGGGTTcctcaaacaaaaataatatacatACACTAAACGCCACTCCTAAATCATCATTATAATCGAACTCGCAGgaggacaaaaaaattattcaaattacagagagttttataaaattttgaattttttttatttctggcaAGCAAATTTCCATTAAGACCTATTATTTAGGACTCTAGTCGAAAAGGGATGATttttcaacaaataaaaaaatacattctgCTGTACTTAAACTCTAaacatctatttttttaaaaaatgtgattaCACTGTTTTTTTTGGTGATAGTTCTTCTTTATCCAAACTAATATTTACAtgttttaaatgcactaggaccttTTCCTGTTGATAGCAGTAATGATAGGActtgaagaggctatcctgggtaaataattttaataataataaaaagtaattGAAGCTAATATCTTATGAAATTCAGCTTTCaaatttgtgttaaaaatattctattTGAAATACGCAATtaactttttaacaatgtttgAATAATAGAGAGAAAAATGCCAAGAcagaaaaaattgtttgaaataacatGGAGATGTTCGAATTATAGAGTTTCGAATAATAGGAAGTGATTTCTATGAGAGTTCTATGAAATTTTGACAGAGCCAATCAAATTGTTCGAATTAAGAAGATGTGAAATGAAAGTAAAGAGAAAGTGAAATTATAGACTGTAGAATTTGTTCAAAGTGAAATTCTTTGCTTTCACTGGATTGAACATAAGCATgttgtgtttaattttttatctaaatgcCAATGCGTTTGGGAATTAGATCCACTTTAGTTTTATATTACATCAATTCCTATGTTTTTATCTGGCTTCCAGGTCCTCAATGGCATATAAATAGTTAATCTTTGCACTATGTGCGAAAACAGCAACTTTACTGCAGTCA from Hydractinia symbiolongicarpus strain clone_291-10 chromosome 12, HSymV2.1, whole genome shotgun sequence encodes the following:
- the LOC130621767 gene encoding zinc finger CW-type PWWP domain protein 1-like, which encodes MEVNKKHCQGKKAEDFIWVQCDNPKCMKWRKLPKVVCNDLSSVTWFCHMNADEAHNSCDVKEEKMHVPRGRTVVFSELEVGSLVWAKFSGYPRWPGVISPDPCFGDRIHIIRYDDGTNDPKYYHIEFLGKPHTHAWVSARYVQIYSVSIGETEFTQNAMKRKAMKLSFQKSISEASQMLELTQDQRLEKCIYRCIKMADDISEQTCFKAQRRKHGKKSHGRLKNEILSTGDLREMCANKLFVNVNGVMYPVQMDQKQQAMSVVWPNRNDVVSPITQDTGMALEKQLSCKNGVGEKPVIKKKMKRRGRKGHGQMLQERKGYLNQVNDLTKSSPEKKNGMSKSEKTRIDVEINRNCAIIQNESTFMKLFNTFCLSKKNPTETVHISWYKKSVNLFEFFKKVQYMGGYKQSFAAL